The Anguilla rostrata isolate EN2019 chromosome 1, ASM1855537v3, whole genome shotgun sequence nucleotide sequence caccaccaccaccaccgccaccaccacgcGCACCTCCTCGGAGTCCggcgcctcctcctcctacaGCTGGGAGGGGCCGCGGGGCCGCGACCGCTGGGCCAAGGCCTCCAGCCCCCGGGCCCGCACCGTGGCGGCCTTCAACTCCCTGATGGGCCGCAGCCTGAGCCTGGGCGACCTCAGCCACTCCCCGCAGACCACGCAGAAGGTGGAGCGCATCGTCCGGGAGGTGAAGCGGCGGGGCCTGAAGTCGGTGTCGGAGCGCGACCGCAAGATCGCGGCGCTGATGCTGGCCAAGCACCAGGAGGAGGACATCATGAGCCAGACGCGCTACGTGGCGCACCTGCAGTGGGACAGCGAGCGGCGGCTGGAGGAGCTGCGGCGGGAGCGGGAGGACCGGGAGAAGCAGCGCGCCGTGCAGCACTGCCAGCGGGCGTGGCACTCGCAGGTGTCCAGCCGCCAGCGCCGCCTCACCCAGCAGGAGCGCGAGGCGGCCGCCGCCAAGCTGCGGCAggcggaggagagcgaggggcGCTGGCGCGAGCTGGCGGAGCAGCAGGAGCGCAGCCGGCAGCAGCGGCTGCGGCAGGCCGCGCAGGAGGAGCGCCAGAagaagcagctgcaggagcagaaCCTGCGggcgctggaggaggagcgggcggccgtgcaggagcaggagcagctccTGCTGCGGGAGAAGCTCTCCATCGCCGAGCTGAAGAAGCAGGAGCGCGAGCACCAGGTGCAGGAGGAGCGGCGGGGGCTGAACCGCGCGGAGAAGCGCCGGCACGCCGCCCTGCGCCGGGAGATCGCccggcgggaggaggaggagcgcgaGGCCGCCCGCCGGGCCATGGAGGAGAAGCTCAGCCGCTCCTCCGAGAACTACGAGCAGATCGTGGAGCGGCGGGAGCGGGAGCTGAGGGAGAAGGCCCGGCGCGAGGAGCAGCAGATCCAGAAGGCCCGGCGGGCGGCCGAGCGGCGggagcggcagcagcaggagcagcaggaggcgCGGGCCAGGGAGGCGGAGCGGCGGGCGCAGCAGGCGGCGCAGGTGGCGGAGGAGCGGGCCAGGGAGAAGGCGCAGCGGGCGGTGCAGAGCcggcaggagaaggagaagctcCAGCGGCTGAACCGGCagcgggtggaggaggaggagcagcagcggcggctggagctgctgcagtcCATCGAGCGCAAGCTGGAGAAGAGCGAGCAGATCTTCCGGGAGAAGCGGGCGGTGCTGGAGAGCGCCCGCTCTGTGGCCCGCGCCTCCTTCCACGTGCGGGACCGCGTGCGCGAGGAGACCAACGTGCGCACCTTCGACAAGATGGCCCTGGAGGCCCAGCTGAAGGCCAGCCTGGACGAGAAGTAGAGAGGCCCCGTCTCTccccgccacccccgccccccacggaAGCAGACTGCTCCCAGACTCCCCCTGCTGGGGACGTGCTGTTATTGCGGCTCCCTCCACGTGGGCCA carries:
- the ccdc177 gene encoding coiled-coil domain-containing protein 177, with protein sequence MVDPSEAEEQGKGKGPGFETPSAASEAPCMPEQNGSGGVAAGAAGAAGAMEEEGGVESSLGMAPPPPQPSPSPLPSPPPPSVQGPPPPQPPQGREREQSPKLHLDLYNFDSPAAEGSRYVLTSPRSLEACARCGVKPVELLPRPLADFAREAPGRSMRVATGLFEVHERDRHAKLKQCREEREKIVREEKRRILSLTAAGGGGGGGGGSTSSSPPEGTPGLASSGQASKTGPSDPGQPSKSIPRSSGQPPTTVPLSSAAPPKPAVSDSGKHAKPLPAASELQSKTLPSAQSPAAASMSRSLTSKPVTGQAATRVSGSRSANTFPRSTPKPASAFPRTPTAATPTAVSGTTAASVNGLSAAAFAQTNGLPSCQPRKRGKSHSLESLQRRRDTACSSTTTTTTTTTATTTRTSSESGASSSYSWEGPRGRDRWAKASSPRARTVAAFNSLMGRSLSLGDLSHSPQTTQKVERIVREVKRRGLKSVSERDRKIAALMLAKHQEEDIMSQTRYVAHLQWDSERRLEELRREREDREKQRAVQHCQRAWHSQVSSRQRRLTQQEREAAAAKLRQAEESEGRWRELAEQQERSRQQRLRQAAQEERQKKQLQEQNLRALEEERAAVQEQEQLLLREKLSIAELKKQEREHQVQEERRGLNRAEKRRHAALRREIARREEEEREAARRAMEEKLSRSSENYEQIVERRERELREKARREEQQIQKARRAAERRERQQQEQQEARAREAERRAQQAAQVAEERAREKAQRAVQSRQEKEKLQRLNRQRVEEEEQQRRLELLQSIERKLEKSEQIFREKRAVLESARSVARASFHVRDRVREETNVRTFDKMALEAQLKASLDEK